The genomic DNA TCAGGACTATCGCCCCCGGCGTATGACCGGGCATATGTTTTACCTCAATTGTTTTATCTCCTAGGTCAAAGAGATCTCCATCATTTACATAATGAACTTTCCCATAAAATGGTTTAAGCCGTTTCATTAAGAGTGTATCTGCCGGATGAAAATAGATATCTTTAAAAGGTGTAATATTCCCGGCATGATCAAGATGCATATGTGTTATCACTACATAAAGAGGCTTTTGGGTTATCCGATGGACCACCTCATCCAGTTTTTCACAGTTTGTTCCGGTATCGATGAGCATTGCCTTTTTACTCCCTTCGATAATATACATAGTCGTTTTATCCGTTGTCTCTACCACCCAAAGTTTGTCTTCAAGTTTTGTTATCTTTAAATCAGCATTACTGAATACCTGTGCATTTAATCCAGTGTTTAACCGAATGCAGGTAAACACAAAAATGATTATGATATGAAGTTTCATATGACATTTGTTTTTTGTTATGATTTCTAATTGTCAAAACAATTCGTGACATCACTGATGGAGAAGAATTGCCCCGGCATCACGCAGGAGCAATTCAGTCACACACAAACCAGTTTATACAAGACTAATACTGATCTTTATTATTCAAGCACAAAAGTGCTTTTTAGTCGTATATCTGCTGAAGATGCACCAATCATCAAATCAAACTGTCCGGGTTCAGCCACCCACTCGAGTTTGCGGTTATAGAAAGAAAGCTTCTCTTTATCGATCGTAAAATGGACAGTTTTGTGCTCACCTGAATCCAAATGAATCTTTTGGAAATCCTTGAGTTCTTTCACTGGTCTGACAACAGAGGCAACCTGATCCCTGAAATAAAGCTGAACCACCTCATCACCT from Parabacteroides sp. FAFU027 includes the following:
- a CDS encoding MBL fold metallo-hydrolase, yielding MKLHIIIIFVFTCIRLNTGLNAQVFSNADLKITKLEDKLWVVETTDKTTMYIIEGSKKAMLIDTGTNCEKLDEVVHRITQKPLYVVITHMHLDHAGNITPFKDIYFHPADTLLMKRLKPFYGKVHYVNDGDLFDLGDKTIEVKHMPGHTPGAIVLIDRSAGNCFTGDAFGSGLVWLQLWPFSPIKTYIRSCDKMEKLMSNGINNIYCGHYPYLKKALSIDYIRNMKKLAEAIDNGSAPSPHPYEIHYLDISGPNPTITSLNGVSIVYEPSKIK